A region from the Rhodohalobacter sp. SW132 genome encodes:
- a CDS encoding ribbon-helix-helix domain-containing protein — protein MKRLNFTLDDDTVKLLDRLAKKYYKGNKSQTVRAALESLAAHQGHEGWVITGYTPTKADHDINCHSCGSEQNEGNVLFKPVFERGSSPSAIKSIPNEEWVECPSCLETK, from the coding sequence ATGAAAAGGCTTAACTTTACACTCGATGATGATACAGTGAAGCTGTTAGACCGACTTGCCAAAAAATATTATAAAGGAAATAAATCGCAGACGGTTCGGGCTGCACTTGAAAGCCTTGCCGCTCACCAGGGGCATGAAGGATGGGTGATTACAGGGTATACCCCAACCAAAGCCGACCACGATATAAATTGTCATAGCTGCGGCAGCGAGCAAAATGAAGGAAATGTTTTGTTTAAACCCGTTTTTGAGCGGGGAAGCAGTCCGTCTGCAATCAAGTCCATCCCAAACGAAGAGTGGGTGGAATGCCCCTCCTGTCTTGAAACGAAGTAA
- a CDS encoding MerC domain-containing protein, with protein MPDKSITASVLWDRFGIGVSGICAIHCLLLPVFIALMPVATVSSVISEWLHPLFVILIAPTVYFASKRSHFDRKVTGLLVSGFILIVAGWLIGHYWLGFWSETGLTLGGSILLILGHWKNYRHHQKCTNHNHQHHPVEEYTHSKEERHEKA; from the coding sequence ATGCCTGACAAAAGTATCACAGCATCTGTACTCTGGGATCGTTTCGGAATTGGTGTATCGGGAATTTGTGCCATTCATTGTCTTCTCTTACCGGTATTTATTGCACTGATGCCTGTAGCAACGGTAAGCAGCGTAATTAGTGAGTGGCTGCATCCCCTTTTTGTGATCTTAATTGCACCAACGGTTTATTTTGCATCCAAAAGAAGTCATTTCGACCGAAAAGTCACCGGTCTTCTTGTTTCTGGATTTATCCTGATAGTAGCAGGCTGGTTGATTGGCCACTACTGGCTTGGATTCTGGTCAGAAACAGGCTTGACACTGGGAGGCAGTATTTTATTGATCCTGGGGCACTGGAAGAATTACAGACATCATCAAAAGTGCACAAATCATAACCACCAGCATCACCCGGTAGAAGAGTATACACACTCAAAAGAGGAGCGACATGAAAAGGCTTAA
- a CDS encoding GTP-binding protein, translating to MKPTKKKIPITILCGFLGSGKTTLLNHILEFNKGKRIAVIVNEFGEVNVDAKLVQHTTEEMIELSNGCICCTLRGDLIEGVHGLIRDHDIDHIVIESTGIGEPVPIAQAFYVQPELLALEPGIPNIQHRVYVDSIITVADSAQFMDMYQRNSTIEGDDFNRGYGQLLA from the coding sequence ATGAAACCAACGAAAAAGAAAATACCGATCACCATTCTGTGTGGATTTCTCGGATCGGGAAAGACTACACTCCTAAACCATATTCTTGAATTTAATAAAGGAAAACGGATCGCTGTCATCGTGAATGAGTTTGGTGAGGTGAATGTAGATGCCAAACTGGTTCAGCATACAACGGAAGAGATGATTGAACTCTCAAACGGCTGCATCTGCTGTACGCTGCGGGGTGATCTGATTGAAGGGGTTCACGGCCTGATTCGCGATCACGACATCGACCATATCGTTATTGAATCAACCGGTATCGGTGAGCCGGTTCCCATTGCCCAGGCGTTTTATGTACAGCCTGAACTGCTTGCACTCGAACCCGGTATCCCGAATATTCAGCACCGCGTGTATGTAGATTCAATCATCACGGTGGCTGACAGCGCCCAGTTTATGGATATGTATCAACGAAATTCAACCATTGAGGGAGATGATTTTAATCGAGGATACGGCCAGCTTCTGGCATAG